CGCGTGAGCGCCGCCGTTAATGACGTTCATCATGGGCGTAGGTAGGATGTAGGAGCCAAAACCGCCCAAGTACGACCAGAGCGGCAGTGAGTGGCTGTCTGCCGCGGCTCTAGCCACCGCCATTGAAACACCCAGGATCGCGTTGGCTCCCAAGGACGACTTTCCCGGCGTGCCGTCCAGGTCGATCATGGCTTTGTCGATTGCGACTTGGTCATCGGCCTCCGCGCCGATCAACTCCGGCGCTATTTTTTCATTGACGTTATCGACGGCTTTCAGAACGCCCTTGCCGCCGTAACGTTTGTCTCCTTTGTCGCGAAGCTCTAGCGCCTCGTGTACGCCCGTGGACGCTCCAGAAGGAACGGCAGCTCGCCCAGAGGAGCCCTCTTCGAGAAAAACGTCTACCTCCACCGTAGGGTTACCCCTCGAATCCAATATCTCACGGCTGTGAATCCCAACTATCGTAGCCATAGTCACATACAACTCCTTTCCTTTTTCTAAATATACAAGTTTCTAAATATACAAATTTCTAAATATACAAGGCAAAAGCTAAATTTTTATTTATGTCACCAAGGGCGCTTGTCCACCGAGACCTGACGCTCTTCTTCCACATCGTAGGCCACGCTCCCAGGGCGCTTCAAAAGCTGTTCGTCAGCGCATAGAACTTTTACCTTCAAGACCTTAGCCATATAAGCCACCTCCACCACGCACCCTTCCGTCACCTCGGACGAAGATTTGCACACTCGACCGTCGATTCGCACAGCGCCAATCTCGATCATCTCCTGAGCCACGGTTCGGCGTTTTACCAGGCGCGCGTATTTCAAAAATTTGTCGACTCGCATCAAAGCACCTCGTTCACGCGCATTTTCTACGCAAAAATCTTTGTCGACCGGGTGCGTTAGTTAAAACCGTTGGTTAAAACTTTGGCCCGACTCTTGATTTTAATTATAGACCTAATTTGAGGGTTTGGACGGTTACTCGCTTTGTTCCTTTCTCCGATCTTTGTGTAATCTCCATAGCAGGAAACAATTTTCTACAAAAGGCTCCACTTTGCCCAATTCCGAGAGGTATGTCAAGTGCGCCGATATAGAAGAGAGGTTCAAGAGCAGGTGCGCGGCGTCCATCTCCAGCCCGTTGGAGACGCCAACGTGAGATAAAATTTCCTCACGGGTTAGGGGTCTCTCCGAGTCCATCAGGGTTTTTTCCACAGCGTCGGAAATCCAGGCGAGTCCCTTTCTGTTGTGTTGCACCAGCTCTCTTACATCTTGAGTCGCCGGCGCGTGGCAGGGTACAAACCATTGGGCTTCAGCCTTCTCGATCACGTCCAGGGTCTTGTAGGCGCTCATCACGTCCAGCATCACGCAAAAACGATACTTGGCGAGAATACCAGGATCGAAGAGGGCATCGGCCAAGAAGAAAACCCCGTCCAACGTCTTCACCCCAATCATGTCGAGGTAGTGTCCAGGGAGCGGCACCGCCACCAAAGCTGTATCTTCTATCGGGTTAGCCTCCAAAGACTCGAAAGGCCCAATGAAGGTTACCTTAGAAGCTTTGGCCTCGATAAATTTTCCGCGAATATCTTTGAACGGCCAAGCTGCCCAGAGGAACAGCGGTTCCAACGAGGGCCTTTCCGTGAGCGTCCCCTCGACGCGCGTCGCCCAGACCTGACAGCCCGTGCGTTTCTGAATAAATGCGTTGGCCCCGATGTGGTCGGCGTTGGAATGCGTGTTCACGATGGCTCGAAGGGGTACTCCTTTCCTTTCTTCATTCAATAATTTCAAGAGTTTTCGTCCTTGGTCGTCGTCCAAGCCAGTGTCGATCAAGTAGCCTTGCCCATTCTCTTCGTAATAACCGATATTGACGCGACCCGGAATATACCACGTGTGTTCCCCCAGTTGCTTCAGTTCCAAAACATTCACCTTCCTAAATTCAAGTTCCTTAACTTCAAGCTCAGGGAGACAGAGTCCGTTGGTAAAAAAACTAAGCGGCTCGTACAGCTCATTCGTCGCTGGTTCTCTGCTTATTGGTCCCTGCGGGATCCTCGAGGGGTTGCGGGGTGCGTACAGGAGCGTTCAGATAATTTCACAGATCTTTTTGCCGTATTTGCTTGGAAGTACCTTAATATTAGCCGAAAACAGCCTGTAAAGTTGGGTGAGAAACTTAGGGAAAAACGTGTGTTCTCCCAGTATTGGCCCCTCTAAAACCTTCCTGATACCTTTCCATTGAAACCGTTCTAATGTCTTTCCATATGTCTTTCCATATATCTTTCCATTAGAGCTACCGTCTCCACGTGGACCGTTTGAGGAAACATGTCGAAAACCCGTAACGATTTCAGGCGATAACCGCCTTCTCTCAAAAATTTTGTGTCCCGCGCCAGGGTAGCGGGGTTGCAGGATACGTACAGAACATGCTGAGGTTCAAACTCCAGAATTTTGTCCAAAACGGCGCGCTCACACCCGCTTCGAGGTGGATCTAACACCACGAGGTCATATCCTCCAGGTAGAGACGCATGGCCATACGCTGGCAGATCCCGTAGCACGTTCTCCGCCCTTCCCTCGACAACATTGACGTTGGATATTCCATTGTTCTTCAGGTTCCGCACCATCAGCTCAGCAGCCCCGCGCCACTCCTCCACGGCCGTCACCGACCCCAATCCCGCAAGATAGCAGGTCAAGGAGCCCACGCCGCTGTAAAGCTCCAGAATGCGGAGCGTTTCGGGCTTCTCGTCCTGAACCAAAGCTCGCACGTAACGATAAAGTTTGGCCGCCTGTTCGACGTTGATCTGGAAGAATGAGGATGTGTCGTAAGCGAGAGTCCACTCGTCTAGACGTTCACCAATGAGACCGCTCCCTTTTATCGCCTCGGTCCGGTCTCCGAGAATGACGTTGCCAGGCTGCGAGTTGTGGTTCAGGGTCAGGGTCGTGATCTCCTTCAGAGGCCGGCATAGCCCGGCGATACTCTTCATGCTCTGGGCATTCAGGCGTCCGGCGACGACGAGGGAAACCAGCGTCTCCCCCGTGTGGAGCCCCGCCCTCAAGACCAGGTGACGCAGCCCCCCGCTCCGAACCAAGCCGGGTTCCGCATGAGCCCGTTCATCGTACACGTCTAACGCTAAGCTCGGTAGCTCTTTTTGCAATAGGCTAAAAAGCCTGTTCAGTGGAGCGGCGTTGACCGGACATGTCTCCAAGGGTACCAGCCAATGGCTGCCCGTTTCATAATAGCCAGCGATGGGTTTTCCCTTGATCTTGCGGATGGGGAACGATGCTTTATTGCGGTATTCCCATTGCCGCGAGCTAGGTATGCACTGAAGACCGGAATCACAACTGGAATCGGGGTCGGAATCGAGGGAAAGATTTCGGAGGTCGAAGCCTCCGAGGCGTGTCATCGCGTCTCGTACCAGGTCGGCTTTGATCTCTAATTGGAGTTCGTAAGAGGCGTGTTGGAGCTGGCATCCTCCACAAGTCCCAAAAACGGGACATGCCGGTCGGACTCTGCGGGGATTGCTTGCTTTCACGCGGATGACGCGCGCCAGAGAAAAGTCCTTTTTGCGCTTCGTGACCTCCGCCTCCACTACTTCGCCAGGCAAAGCGCCTTCGACGAAAATGACTCCCTCTCGAGTGCGCGCGATGCCGCTGCCATCGCTGGATATCCTGTCAATCATCAATTCCACAGTCGGCCCTATAGTCGGCTCTATGGCGTCCTTTGTTTTCTTCGACTCTTGCATTCGTTTCGCGTCTCGCATCTTACAGGCCCCCCAAAAAATCCACTCTCGAAAACATCATACCTCAAAATACTGCAAAGCCTTTTCAACAACAACAAAGCCTTTTCAACAACAAAGCCTTTTCAACAACTCATAAACGGCGCCGCGCGCACAAAAATACCCGGCAGGAGGTTAGCTGTCGGGTTTGGAATTAAAAATCCCTGTCGCCGTCATAGGCATACAGGAGAACATTTCTTATCTTATTCGGTAAAAAAGGGCGTCAGTTCACCAAGAAAAGCAGCAGATCTCGCTTTTCTTTCATCACGCGAGTCCATCACGCGAGCCCTTTTTCGAGTAGCTCGTACAGGTGAACCATCCCTAAAGGGACTTTCCCCCCCGTCTCCACGACGATCAACACGCTGATCTGGCGTTCTTGCATGATCCTGACGGCATCAACGGCTAATCGCTCCGGCTCGATCATGCTGGGAGCACGGGTCATGAAAGCCTCGATCCGTTGGTTGAGGGCCTCCACTCCATTCCGCTCGAGCAGTCGGCGCAAGTCCCCGTCTGTGAAAATGCCTTCCAACTCTCCTATCTCCCCCACAACGCAGGTAGCGCCATATTTTTTGTCCGTTATCTCGAACAGGGCGTCTTGCACCGAAACATCTTTCCTCACTTTCGGAAGCTGATTCGGAGAGCCCATCACGTCGGCAACCCGCGTCAACAGGCGGCGTCCCAAGGTTCCCCCTGGATGGAACGCGGCGAAATCCTCCTTGCGTAGCCCGCGCAGCCGAGTCACCATACCGGCGAGCGCGTCGCCGAGCACCAGTTGCAGCGTCGTGCTACTGGTGGGGGCCAGGCCCAGAGGGTCCGCCTCGGACGACACCCCCGCGTCTATGACGATGTCCGCGTGTTTCGCGAGAGGAGAATCCGCATTTCCTGTCACCGCGATCGTCAAGGCCCCCAACCGCTTGAAGTGGGGCAACACTGCCAGCACCTCCGCCGTGCTACCGCTGTTACTGAGGAAAAGAGCCACGTCTTCGCGGCGAACCATGCCCAGATCTCCGTGAACCCCTTCCGCGGCGTGGAGAAAAAAGGACGGTGTTCCCAAAGAGGCCAGGGTCGCGGCGATTTTACGCCCGATATGGCCAGACTTGCCCATGCCGATGACGACAACCCGCCCCCGACACTGGTAGACGGCGCGCGCCGCCCGCACCAGCTCCGGTCCGATCCTGTCCGCCGCCCGTGTCAGCTCGGCAGCCTCGTCCAGAATGACGCTTCTCGCGGTTTGTATCAACGACTCATCACCACAGGAAACTCCCTCTCGCTCCCAGGGTAAATCAACGTCACCTATTCGCTCTTTGCCATCCATTTGCCCTTTGCCATCCATTTGCCCTTTCATGAAGATCTCCTGTACATCTTTTCTTCATTATTCTATTATTTCACTATATTATTCTATTATTTCACTATTTTATTTCGCGCTTCGTGTATCATCAGCACTTGATCCAAGAAATCGCCCATCTCCGCTAGCGGGATCATATTAGGACCATCGCTTTGAGCCGCGTCGGGACAGGGATGCGTCTCGACGAAAAGCACGTCGATACCCACAGCCGTCGCCGCCCGGGCTAAAGGCAACGCCATTGATCGATCCCCCCCGCTGGACCCGCCCAACCCCCCCGGCTTCTGGACACTGTGCGTCGCGTCGAAGACCACAGGACAACCCAGCGCCCGCATCGTCACCAAGGACTGCATGTCCACCACCAACTGATGATAGCCCATCGTCGTCCCCCGCTCGCAGAGCAACACACGGCTGTTGCCCGCTTCCCGGCACTTGTTCACCACATTCGCCATATCCTCGGGAGCGAGGAATTGAGCTTTTTTGATATGTAAGATTTTGCCCGTCGCCGCGGCGCTTACCAGTAGATCCGTTTGACGACACAAAAACGCCGGGATCTGTATGACGTCCACCACCGCGCTCACGTCTTCCGCCTGCCACGGCTCGTGAATGTCCGTCACCACGGGAACGCTCAGCTCCGTCTTGATCCGCGCGAGCTGCTCTAGGCCTTTGACAATGCCCGGACCGCGCCAAGAAGCCATCGACGTTCGGTTGGCCTTGTCGAAAGACGCCTTGAAAATATAGTGGACCCCTCGCGCCGCGCAGACGTTTTTCATTGTCCGAGCGATCTTCAAACCGAGATCCAGGCTTTCCAGAGAACAGGGGCCCGCCATTAGCGTCAGCTTTCCGTCGCCGACGGTAAAATCACCTATTCGATAGTTCGCGTCGAGCCCGTTCCTTTCGTTCATATTCATCCGATCCTTCATGTTCATCCGATCCTTTCAACGTACTAGTTAGTTTATTCAGATTATTATATGTAATTCCACTATGTAACTTCTCTATTGTGGAAGTTATTATACCTTCGGTCGCGGTGGCGATGACTGTTATAATTATGATAAGCGATCTACAAAGGAGCAAAACGTCATGGCGGACAATCAGGAGTGGAGCACGCAAACACGAAAGGAACAAAATGTTTCGACACCACCCGATGCAGCGACGCGCGTAGAGGGCTCGCCAGCGGAAAATCCATTCTATAACAATGAAGCGCCCCAATTCTACGGCGCTCTTAAAGGTTATTTCTATACCCCTAAGCGGGGCGACATTTGGGGCGCCTTTTGTTTTGTATTTAATGTAAGCACTGGCGAAGGTCTGACGAACGTTTTTTGGGTAACGCGCCAACTGGAGGTTCCCTTCATTGACGTGAACATGGGATGGAGGGAACTCAGTAACGCCATCTCCAACATGGGTGTTTACGAAAAAAGCGTGGGAGATCAGTTGAACAGCGTCATGCTCGAAATTTTTACCGTTTCCGCTCGAAAAGAACTGAATCATGATCTCGGCTCGGCGCAGCGTTTAGTGTCTCTTTCCACGGAGCTGCGCCATCATTTTGAACGTACGGCTCACTACTTCCTCGAATTCACCATAGCGTTCGAGTCCCTATCTCGCCAAGATCTGGTAGATGCTGGGGTACTGCCGGAAAGTGCAGAAGAGTCCGCCGGTGTTTCCCAATTCGAAGAAAAAGGAAAATCTTTGACCGGAACTCTGATCACCTGCTTGCCCGTTATTGACCCGACGCGTGGCATTCCCGTTTCTGAACTCAGACCCGGCGATGTGCTGGAGGTCAAAATGCAAGGAGGTGTAGGCGCGGGGGACATGATTCAAAAATACCTGACCTCCACGCACCAAGACGCGGCGTTCCCTGTGTTGTCCGTCGAGAGAAAAAACGACTCAAAGACCTATATTTTTTTAGACATCAACGACGAAATCGAGGGCCTGATCACCGTCACCAAAGACCTTCGTCTACGTAGACTGGTACAGGGAGCTTCTACCAACAAAACGATGATCATCAATGTGGACAATATCATCTTTTTCGGAACCCTGATTATGGCTGCCATTATGATATTGCTCGTCATCCGGTTTTTGATTTTTTAATCTTTCCCTCTTAAATTAAGTTTAAATAAGTTCAAATGTTTACGGGAGGCATAACGCGTTGATATGAAAAAATTTTTTGTTCTGACCCTCATTCTCGCCGTTGGATGGGGGATATGGTACGCCTTTTTCAGAAAAGTTCCTGTAATCTACGAGCTGCGCACGGAAAAGGTCGACAGCGGAGACATTACGGCTACGGTCACGGCAAGCGGCAAGCTCAACGCTGTGTCCGTGGTGGAAGTGGGCACCCAAGTATCGGGCACCATTCAGGAAATTTACGTGGACTACAACTCTCCCGTAAAAGAAGGGCAGTTGATCGCCCAGTTGGACCCAGCGGTTTTGCGGTCGCAATTGATCGAAAGCCGAGCCAACTTAGAGGTCGCCGAGGCGGGAGTGGGAAGCGCCCAAGCCTCTTTGATCGACTCTGAGCGAAAGCTAAAGCGTAATCAGGAACTCTACGCGCGCAAATTGATCTCACAAAGCGAGTTGGAGGGGTCCCAAACCGACGTACTGCTCAAGCGGGCCCAGCTGCGGGAAAGCAAAGCGCGAGTCACTCAAGCAAAAGCCGCTGTGGAACGCGCGGAGACCAACTTGGATTTCACTCGTATCACCTCGCCCATAGACGGGGTCATTGTTTCTCGCCAAGTGGACGTAGGGCAAACGGTAGCGGCCAGTTTTCAAACCCCCACGCTTTTTAGCATAGCGAGAGACCTGACGCGAATGCAGATCGACACCAGCGTGGACGAGGCGGATATCGGCCGCGTCGCCAAAGGACAGGACGTGGATTTTCACGTGGATGCCTTTCCCGAAGAACTTTTCATCGGCAAAGTCGTTCAGGTTCGCATCGCCCCGACAACCACGGATAACGTTGTTACTTATACCGTCGTCATCCACGTGGACAACAACGATCTTCGCTTGAAGCCGGGCATGACCGCCAACGTATCCGTCAAAACCGACAAACGTCAGGACGTGTTGAGGATCCCAGCGGCGGCCTTACGCTTTAGACCTCCCCAGGATCTATTGGGGGCGTTGTCCATCGCCTCCGAAGACAGGCGGCAAAGGACTTCGAGCCTGAACGCAGGAAACGTTTGGGTTGTTCACGACAACCAATTGGGCCATAGAGTTTTTGTGCAGACGGGTATCACCGACAGTAGCCGGATCGAACTCGTTTCGGGTGACCTTAGGAACGGCGACGAGCTGGCTGTCGCGGCCATCGCTCCCAGCACGGGACAGCGAGTTCTCTTCTAGTAGAATGGAGAAGAAACTAAACGATTCGCACAGCTCCTTCGTCGCTGGCTCTCTGCTTATGCTGGAATCGGCATCTTCGATCTTCAACGAAAGGACCTTGATCGAGGTTTGCGGCCTGGTC
This genomic interval from Synergistaceae bacterium contains the following:
- a CDS encoding RNA-binding S4 domain-containing protein, whose amino-acid sequence is MRVDKFLKYARLVKRRTVAQEMIEIGAVRIDGRVCKSSSEVTEGCVVEVAYMAKVLKVKVLCADEQLLKRPGSVAYDVEEERQVSVDKRPW
- a CDS encoding MBL fold metallo-hydrolase — protein: MELKQLGEHTWYIPGRVNIGYYEENGQGYLIDTGLDDDQGRKLLKLLNEERKGVPLRAIVNTHSNADHIGANAFIQKRTGCQVWATRVEGTLTERPSLEPLFLWAAWPFKDIRGKFIEAKASKVTFIGPFESLEANPIEDTALVAVPLPGHYLDMIGVKTLDGVFFLADALFDPGILAKYRFCVMLDVMSAYKTLDVIEKAEAQWFVPCHAPATQDVRELVQHNRKGLAWISDAVEKTLMDSERPLTREEILSHVGVSNGLEMDAAHLLLNLSSISAHLTYLSELGKVEPFVENCFLLWRLHKDRRKEQSE
- the rlmD gene encoding 23S rRNA (uracil(1939)-C(5))-methyltransferase RlmD; the encoded protein is MRDAKRMQESKKTKDAIEPTIGPTVELMIDRISSDGSGIARTREGVIFVEGALPGEVVEAEVTKRKKDFSLARVIRVKASNPRRVRPACPVFGTCGGCQLQHASYELQLEIKADLVRDAMTRLGGFDLRNLSLDSDPDSSCDSGLQCIPSSRQWEYRNKASFPIRKIKGKPIAGYYETGSHWLVPLETCPVNAAPLNRLFSLLQKELPSLALDVYDERAHAEPGLVRSGGLRHLVLRAGLHTGETLVSLVVAGRLNAQSMKSIAGLCRPLKEITTLTLNHNSQPGNVILGDRTEAIKGSGLIGERLDEWTLAYDTSSFFQINVEQAAKLYRYVRALVQDEKPETLRILELYSGVGSLTCYLAGLGSVTAVEEWRGAAELMVRNLKNNGISNVNVVEGRAENVLRDLPAYGHASLPGGYDLVVLDPPRSGCERAVLDKILEFEPQHVLYVSCNPATLARDTKFLREGGYRLKSLRVFDMFPQTVHVETVALMERYMERHMERH
- a CDS encoding KpsF/GutQ family sugar-phosphate isomerase, translating into MKGQMDGKGQMDGKERIGDVDLPWEREGVSCGDESLIQTARSVILDEAAELTRAADRIGPELVRAARAVYQCRGRVVVIGMGKSGHIGRKIAATLASLGTPSFFLHAAEGVHGDLGMVRREDVALFLSNSGSTAEVLAVLPHFKRLGALTIAVTGNADSPLAKHADIVIDAGVSSEADPLGLAPTSSTTLQLVLGDALAGMVTRLRGLRKEDFAAFHPGGTLGRRLLTRVADVMGSPNQLPKVRKDVSVQDALFEITDKKYGATCVVGEIGELEGIFTDGDLRRLLERNGVEALNQRIEAFMTRAPSMIEPERLAVDAVRIMQERQISVLIVVETGGKVPLGMVHLYELLEKGLA
- the kdsA gene encoding 3-deoxy-8-phosphooctulonate synthase, whose amino-acid sequence is MKDRMNMNERNGLDANYRIGDFTVGDGKLTLMAGPCSLESLDLGLKIARTMKNVCAARGVHYIFKASFDKANRTSMASWRGPGIVKGLEQLARIKTELSVPVVTDIHEPWQAEDVSAVVDVIQIPAFLCRQTDLLVSAAATGKILHIKKAQFLAPEDMANVVNKCREAGNSRVLLCERGTTMGYHQLVVDMQSLVTMRALGCPVVFDATHSVQKPGGLGGSSGGDRSMALPLARAATAVGIDVLFVETHPCPDAAQSDGPNMIPLAEMGDFLDQVLMIHEARNKIVK
- a CDS encoding efflux RND transporter periplasmic adaptor subunit — protein: MKKFFVLTLILAVGWGIWYAFFRKVPVIYELRTEKVDSGDITATVTASGKLNAVSVVEVGTQVSGTIQEIYVDYNSPVKEGQLIAQLDPAVLRSQLIESRANLEVAEAGVGSAQASLIDSERKLKRNQELYARKLISQSELEGSQTDVLLKRAQLRESKARVTQAKAAVERAETNLDFTRITSPIDGVIVSRQVDVGQTVAASFQTPTLFSIARDLTRMQIDTSVDEADIGRVAKGQDVDFHVDAFPEELFIGKVVQVRIAPTTTDNVVTYTVVIHVDNNDLRLKPGMTANVSVKTDKRQDVLRIPAAALRFRPPQDLLGALSIASEDRRQRTSSLNAGNVWVVHDNQLGHRVFVQTGITDSSRIELVSGDLRNGDELAVAAIAPSTGQRVLF